One segment of Marvinbryantia formatexigens DSM 14469 DNA contains the following:
- a CDS encoding SGNH/GDSL hydrolase family protein has protein sequence MPVFYFAGDSITASNRLWMPGGDGLGDGYVSLIAAQLRKKFPEAVFYNRGFDGFSVAALIRHLRRDTAWETADFITVQIGINNVGIAMNTGVSLKAQDFPQQYEELLSVLVRRTRSFSETAPGRAPAQRPVSADVPSESPSVPQPCTHDFSEMMPGRAPARILAVGPFLFPQPQEYAGWMPVVAQAETIMAETAAEAGVPFLPVQESLNNAARRQGYSAITTDGIHLTPAGHRLLAQLLLPHYDV, from the coding sequence ATGCCTGTATTTTATTTTGCCGGAGACAGCATTACCGCTTCCAACCGGCTGTGGATGCCGGGCGGTGACGGATTGGGAGACGGCTACGTTTCTCTGATCGCAGCACAGCTCAGAAAAAAATTTCCGGAAGCAGTTTTCTACAACCGGGGATTTGACGGATTTTCAGTCGCCGCCCTGATCCGTCATCTGCGCCGGGATACCGCCTGGGAAACCGCCGATTTTATTACAGTGCAGATTGGTATCAACAATGTGGGCATCGCCATGAACACGGGCGTTTCCCTAAAAGCGCAGGACTTCCCGCAGCAGTATGAGGAGCTCCTGTCCGTGCTTGTACGCAGAACACGCAGTTTTTCTGAAACGGCGCCCGGACGCGCCCCGGCACAGCGCCCTGTTTCCGCAGATGTCCCGTCCGAATCCCCCTCAGTCCCGCAGCCATGCACACACGATTTTTCTGAAATGATGCCCGGACGCGCCCCGGCGCGGATTCTCGCCGTCGGTCCGTTTCTCTTTCCGCAGCCGCAGGAGTATGCCGGCTGGATGCCCGTCGTCGCCCAGGCGGAAACCATCATGGCGGAAACCGCTGCCGAAGCAGGCGTGCCCTTTCTCCCGGTTCAGGAAAGCTTAAATAATGCCGCGCGCAGACAAGGATATTCCGCCATCACCACCGACGGCATCCATCTGACGCCTGCCGGACATCGTCTGCTTGCGCAGCTTCTGCTGCCGCACTACGATGTCTGA
- a CDS encoding dipeptidase, which translates to MQKSVRADRAVMQKSVRAGRAVMQKNVRVRRADGCREDFMKYIDLHSDTFTMLHYPKEDLLDNKRMVSIPALQDGEAWIQCFSAFVPTGYFPHLCRDAFVWKRFCDIADKKDALLEHHSDVLVPVESWADVERLAGQQKAGERRTEAEKTDVERQNVERCTEAEKTDMERLAEQQKAGETGALEDPAAETRKDSGKIGVIFTGEDLGVIGSDLRKLDTVYQRGVRIATLTWNHENAIGFPNSAKPQVMQAPLKPFGTETVEKMNELGIVIDVSHLSDGGFWDVAHVSSKPFIATHSNSREITNNPRNLTDAMIKAIAKRGGVIGINFAPQFLSGRGDDTSRIRDILRHIRHIRNVGGSDVLAIGTDFDGIRGHLEIDSPAKMPLLAHVLTKCGMKESELEKIFYKNALRVFREVWREK; encoded by the coding sequence ATGCAGAAAAGTGTCCGGGCGGACAGGGCGGTCATGCAGAAAAGTGTCCGGGCGGGCAGGGCGGTCATGCAGAAAAATGTCCGGGTGCGCAGGGCGGACGGATGCAGGGAGGATTTTATGAAATATATCGATTTACACAGTGATACATTTACTATGTTGCATTACCCGAAGGAAGACCTCTTAGATAATAAGAGAATGGTTTCCATTCCGGCGCTGCAGGATGGAGAAGCATGGATACAGTGTTTTTCGGCATTTGTGCCAACCGGCTATTTCCCGCATCTTTGCAGAGACGCATTTGTCTGGAAAAGATTTTGTGATATTGCGGATAAAAAGGATGCGCTGCTGGAACATCACAGTGATGTTCTGGTTCCGGTGGAATCCTGGGCGGACGTGGAGCGGCTGGCAGGGCAGCAAAAAGCCGGGGAGCGCCGCACAGAGGCAGAAAAAACGGATGTGGAGCGGCAGAATGTGGAGCGCTGCACAGAGGCAGAAAAGACAGATATGGAGCGTCTGGCAGAGCAGCAAAAAGCTGGAGAGACGGGGGCTTTGGAAGATCCGGCGGCAGAGACGCGGAAGGATAGCGGAAAAATCGGCGTTATTTTTACCGGAGAGGACCTTGGGGTTATCGGAAGTGATTTGCGAAAGCTGGATACTGTTTATCAGCGGGGTGTGCGGATTGCGACGCTCACCTGGAATCATGAGAACGCGATCGGTTTTCCGAATTCTGCGAAGCCGCAGGTAATGCAGGCGCCGCTGAAGCCGTTTGGTACCGAGACGGTTGAGAAAATGAATGAGCTTGGCATAGTCATTGACGTTTCCCATCTGTCAGACGGCGGATTCTGGGATGTTGCGCATGTAAGCAGCAAGCCGTTTATTGCAACACATTCCAACAGCCGGGAAATCACAAATAATCCGCGTAACCTTACGGACGCCATGATTAAAGCGATTGCAAAAAGAGGCGGCGTAATCGGGATAAACTTTGCGCCGCAATTCTTAAGCGGGCGCGGGGATGATACCAGCCGCATCCGTGACATACTGCGTCACATAAGACATATACGAAATGTGGGCGGAAGTGATGTGCTGGCGATTGGAACGGATTTTGACGGTATCCGCGGACATCTGGAAATAGATAGTCCGGCGAAAATGCCGCTGCTGGCGCATGTACTGACAAAGTGCGGCATGAAGGAATCGGAGCTGGAAAAAATATTTTACAAAAACGCTCTGCGGGTATTCCGGGAAGTATGGCGTGAAAAGTAA
- a CDS encoding DUF6472 family protein, whose translation MGGICESCAYYMYDDDYESYVCDINMDEDEYMRLMSDSHYRCPYYRNGDEYAVVRKQC comes from the coding sequence ATGGGCGGAATATGCGAAAGCTGTGCATATTATATGTATGATGATGATTATGAAAGCTATGTGTGCGACATAAATATGGATGAGGACGAATATATGCGGCTGATGTCTGACAGCCATTACCGCTGCCCGTATTACCGCAATGGCGACGAGTATGCGGTTGTGAGAAAGCAATGTTAA
- a CDS encoding YkgJ family cysteine cluster protein, whose protein sequence is MRREVLAADLEKLYSANDMVKIGCGGCRGCCDCCTGMGESIVLDPLDVWRLEKGLDTGFAGLMERFVELHPVDGILLPNLRMEGEAEKCPFLNEEKRCAIHAFRPGLCRLFPLGRIYENGSFRYFIQQQECPVQPKTKVKISKWLDIGQLAQYETFVLQWHNLLEETGAMAEAQKDEQLTRDLNVYLLESFYQKPYDGRDFYVQFEERLQYMRKLLKILGR, encoded by the coding sequence ATGAGACGTGAGGTTTTGGCTGCCGATTTAGAAAAACTTTACTCGGCGAACGATATGGTTAAAATAGGCTGCGGCGGTTGCCGCGGCTGCTGTGATTGTTGCACGGGAATGGGGGAATCCATTGTTCTGGATCCTCTGGATGTGTGGCGTCTGGAAAAGGGGCTGGATACCGGCTTTGCGGGACTGATGGAGCGCTTTGTGGAGCTGCATCCGGTGGACGGCATTCTCCTGCCGAATCTGCGCATGGAGGGGGAAGCGGAGAAATGTCCCTTTTTAAATGAGGAAAAACGCTGCGCGATTCACGCCTTCCGACCGGGGCTGTGCAGGCTGTTTCCGCTTGGACGTATCTACGAAAACGGAAGCTTCCGGTATTTTATCCAGCAGCAGGAATGTCCCGTGCAGCCGAAAACAAAAGTGAAAATCAGTAAATGGCTGGACATCGGACAGCTTGCGCAATATGAGACATTTGTACTGCAGTGGCATAATCTTCTGGAAGAGACCGGGGCAATGGCTGAAGCACAGAAGGACGAACAGCTCACAAGGGATTTGAATGTTTACCTTCTGGAAAGCTTCTATCAGAAACCGTACGATGGACGTGACTTTTATGTGCAGTTTGAGGAACGGCTGCAATACATGAGAAAGCTGCTGAAGATTCTTGGCAGATAG
- a CDS encoding DMT family transporter, translating to MNRSLRGTVCTMTGAVLWGFSGACGQYLFTNYQVDSSWLTAVRMLTAGILLTLFIFVKQKKCAVGIWRNKRDAMQVVVFAVCGLLFCQYAYLTAISYSNAGTATVLQYLGPVLIMILVCLRGRRLPTGREATAVVLAVLGTFLLATHGNLSTMVLTEKGLLWGLIAAVSLACYTLLPARIIPKWGSMVVTGYGMLIGGVVLACGIRIWQIPVHLDIRGWLAVGGVAIAGTLVAYTLYLQGVGDIGPVKASMLASIEPVSATLLAVFWLGSSFGAFDLAGFVCIMTTVFLLTCRRSGE from the coding sequence ATGAACCGCAGCTTGCGTGGAACGGTCTGTACAATGACAGGAGCTGTGCTCTGGGGTTTTTCCGGGGCATGCGGACAATATTTGTTTACCAATTATCAGGTGGATTCGAGCTGGCTGACAGCGGTGCGGATGCTGACGGCGGGGATTCTTCTGACACTTTTTATTTTTGTGAAGCAGAAAAAGTGTGCGGTGGGAATCTGGCGGAATAAGCGGGATGCCATGCAGGTGGTGGTTTTTGCTGTCTGCGGGCTGCTGTTCTGCCAGTATGCTTATCTGACGGCGATTTCTTATTCGAATGCCGGCACGGCTACGGTGCTGCAGTATCTGGGACCAGTGCTGATTATGATTCTGGTGTGTCTGCGGGGACGCCGTCTGCCGACGGGGCGGGAAGCAACTGCGGTGGTTCTCGCAGTGCTTGGTACGTTCCTGCTGGCGACGCATGGAAATCTTTCCACAATGGTGCTGACAGAGAAGGGGCTGCTCTGGGGTCTGATTGCCGCGGTAAGTCTGGCATGTTACACATTGCTTCCGGCACGTATTATCCCGAAATGGGGCAGCATGGTCGTCACCGGCTATGGGATGCTGATTGGCGGAGTGGTGCTTGCCTGCGGTATCCGCATCTGGCAGATACCGGTGCATCTGGATATACGCGGCTGGCTTGCCGTGGGCGGCGTCGCGATAGCGGGGACGCTGGTTGCTTATACGCTGTATCTGCAGGGCGTCGGGGATATCGGTCCGGTGAAGGCGAGTATGCTCGCAAGTATTGAACCGGTGTCGGCTACGCTGCTGGCGGTCTTCTGGCTTGGCAGCTCTTTCGGGGCGTTTGATCTGGCAGGTTTTGTGTGTATCATGACAACGGTATTTCTGCTTACCTGCAGAAGGAGCGGAGAATAA
- a CDS encoding NAD(P)/FAD-dependent oxidoreductase: MAEKKRLYDAAIVGGGPAGLTAAIYLARAGFRTVVMEKENIGGQVTSTWEVANYPGVSACSGYELADTMQRQAKEFGSEFCFAKATELEREEKHWRLTAGQKEVAARAVVLAMGAVPRKAGFDGEEAYTGHGVSYCAACDGAFFRGKEIFVVGGGVAAVEEGIFLTRFARKVTLVVRRDEFSCPPSVSGRIREQEKMDVRFCTKIKAVAGENAVTEITFYDSRQDREWTECSGEGYGVFVLAGRMPDTSWLPEALARDEAGYLLTDENRRTALPGVYAAGDICAKKLRQIATAVSDGAIAAAELEKYLQLSD, translated from the coding sequence ATGGCGGAGAAAAAACGATTGTATGATGCGGCGATAGTGGGCGGCGGTCCGGCGGGACTGACGGCGGCGATTTATCTTGCACGGGCGGGATTTCGCACGGTGGTGATGGAAAAAGAAAATATCGGCGGGCAGGTGACCTCCACCTGGGAGGTCGCAAATTATCCGGGGGTATCGGCGTGCAGCGGCTATGAGCTGGCGGATACCATGCAGCGGCAGGCGAAGGAGTTTGGAAGCGAATTTTGTTTTGCAAAGGCGACAGAGCTGGAGCGGGAAGAAAAACACTGGCGTCTGACGGCGGGACAGAAGGAGGTCGCGGCGCGGGCGGTGGTGCTTGCGATGGGAGCTGTTCCGCGAAAAGCGGGCTTTGACGGAGAGGAGGCTTATACCGGACACGGTGTATCTTATTGCGCAGCGTGCGACGGAGCGTTTTTCCGTGGAAAAGAGATTTTCGTGGTGGGTGGCGGTGTGGCAGCCGTGGAGGAGGGCATTTTTCTGACACGTTTTGCCAGAAAGGTGACGCTGGTGGTGCGCCGCGATGAGTTTTCCTGTCCGCCGTCGGTATCCGGCAGAATACGGGAGCAGGAAAAAATGGACGTACGCTTCTGCACAAAAATAAAGGCGGTTGCCGGAGAGAATGCCGTAACAGAAATCACATTTTATGACAGCAGACAGGACAGGGAGTGGACAGAGTGCAGCGGGGAAGGATACGGAGTGTTCGTGCTGGCGGGGCGTATGCCGGATACCTCCTGGCTTCCGGAGGCACTGGCGCGCGATGAGGCAGGCTATCTTCTGACGGATGAGAACAGAAGGACGGCGCTGCCCGGCGTATATGCGGCGGGAGATATCTGCGCGAAAAAGCTCCGCCAGATAGCAACGGCTGTCTCGGATGGAGCCATTGCTGCGGCGGAGCTGGAAAAATATCTTCAGTTATCAGATTAA